A single window of Uloborus diversus isolate 005 chromosome 5, Udiv.v.3.1, whole genome shotgun sequence DNA harbors:
- the LOC129222919 gene encoding uncharacterized protein LOC129222919: MLIESKHQELRHAGVQALMNHLRENYWILQNRKTVRKAISTCVRCKRFTVTHSEPKCPPLPEDRVRDATIFEITGTDLAGPLYLRDGTKAWIVLYTCAVYRAVHIELITSLTAEAFFQALRRFIAIRGRPEILYSDNGGNFVKAHNELSKLDWGKIESQSSLKKITWRFIPPSVSLRGADGGSG, from the coding sequence ATGCTCATAGAAAGTAAACATCAAGAACTCAGACATGCTGGAGTTCAGGCGTTGATGAATCATCTCAGAGAGAACTATTGGATTCTCCAGAACCGGAAAACGGTTAGAAAAGCTATCTCGACATGTGTACGATGCAAACGATTCACTGTGACCCATTCAGAACCGAAATGCCCTCCTTTACCTGAGGATAGAGTTAGAGATGCAACAATATTCGAAATCACAGGAACAGATCTTGCTGGACCGTTATACTTGAGAGACGGAACGAAAGCCTGGATAGTTCTCTACACTTGTGCTGTGTATCGTGCAGTGCATATAGAACTGATAACCTCTCTAACTGCAGAAGCCTTTTTCCAAGCATTAAGAAGATTTATTGCTATACGAGGAAGGCCAGAAATTTTATATTCCGATAATGGAGGCAACTTCGTTaaagctcacaatgaattaaGCAAACTAGATTGGGGAAAGATAGAATCACAGTCGTCGCTGAAGAAAATAACCTGGAGGTTCATACCACCTTCAGTCTCCCTTCGTGGGGCGGATGGTGGGAGCGGTTGA
- the LOC129222921 gene encoding uncharacterized protein LOC129222921: MAQAKFNLRCWQYSNDKNPEVKTNLLGLIWNRETDTIKLSLNWVEDQHFDKITKRVILAVTHKVFDPVGFVSPVLLLPKLMLQDLWKSGISWDADVDENMKEKFLHWFEDLCLLKEVSIPRWVQCHEKNKKSCSIHTFCDASGRAYAATVFLRIQSDTEVEVHLLASKSRVAPAKQITIPHLELIAATVGARLCTSVLESLQWQNVELTFWTYSTVVLSWIQKGEIWTVFVANRVREIRKLTKPNSWKFVKGVKNPADLPSRAAQLNNCWR, from the coding sequence ATGGCACAAGCAAAATTCAACCTAAGATGTTGGCAATATTCGAACGATAAAAACCCTGAAGTCAAAACAAATCTTTTAGGATTGATTTGGAACCGAGAAACGGATACAATTAAATTGAGTTTGAATTGGGTAGAAGACCAACATTTTGACAAAATCACTAAACGAGTGATTCTAGCTGTTACACACAAAGTGTTTGATCCAGTGGGTTTTGTGAGTCCAGTTCTCCTTCTACCTAAGCTGATGTTGCAAGACTTGTGGAAATCTGGAATATCCTGGGATGCAGATGTAGacgaaaatatgaaagaaaaatttcttcattggtTTGAAGACCTCTGTCTGCTAAAAGAAGTCTCAATTCCACGATGGGTGCAGTGCCATGAAAAGAATAAGAAGTCTTGTAGCATCCACACGTTTTGTGATGCCAGCGGGCGTGCCTATGCTGCTACGGTATTTTTAAGAATCCAGTCGGACACAGAGGTCGAGGTTCACTTATTAGCTTCGAAATCCAGAGTGGCTCCTGCCAAGCAAATAACTATACCTCATCTTGAATTGATTGCTGCCACTGTTGGAGCAAGACTATGCACATCAGTTTTAGAAAGTTTGCAATGGCAGAATGTTGAACTTACATTTTGGACATACTCGACTGTTGTCTTGTCTTGGATACAAAAAGGAGAAATATGGACAGTTTTCGTGGCTAACAGAGTACGTGAAATAAGGAAGTTAACAAAGCCAAATTCATGGAAATTTGTGAAAGGAGTAAAGAATCCAGCCGATCTTCCTTCCAGGGCTGCTCAGCTAAACAACTGCTGGCGATGA
- the LOC129222922 gene encoding uncharacterized protein LOC129222922: MCNENKHQERDKLKTDVLKENDGQNAMNDTVLSNRTCSPNILLQTLYVRLRGNQGGKIVRCLIDSGSQRSYLSKRVAEEMQYDRLKEEKVIHNLFGGKEHIEKHYRHRVLVSSINKEYHCNFEVLDQEKICSKIPTLKLDPCAQELNERNIILTDQLIPKETESKDIDLLIGADVAGKLLTGKVIVLPCGLVAVGTHLGWTLMGKMPFDDHDDNSAMVVTNLFMKDFTITEMWNLDDGMKWHYRGAEDRLPLPTNKELALKRLETTTRKLCSQNLINRYDEVFKNWEDSGIIEEVKQSENIDSGHYLPHRPVIKESSSTPVRPVFDASARTKFSPSLNQCLEAGPNLIELIPSLLLRFRENKYGVVADIEKAFLQISIRPPDREYLKFFWWKNIDTKELKIFQHTKVVFGVNGSSFLLGSVLDYHFQNCVKNTEHDQKVVEKLKQFLRR; the protein is encoded by the exons ATGTGCAACGAAAATAAACACCAAGAGCGTGATAAATTGAAAACAGACGTGCTGAAAGAGAATGACGGTCAAAATGCTATGAATGACACAGTACTAAGTAACCGCACTTGTAGTCCGAACATTCTGTTACAGACTTTGTACGTCAGATTGCGAGGCAATCAGGGAGGGAAAATCGTGAGATGTCTTATTGATTCTGGCTCCCAACGGTCATATCTGAGTAAACGAGTCGCTGAAGAAATGCAGTACGATCGTCTTAAAGAAGAGAAAGTTATACATAATTTGTTTGGTGGTAAAGAACACATAGAAAAACATTACCGACACAGAGTATTAGTCAGCAGTATTAACAAAGAATATCACTGCAATTTTGAGGTACTTgaccaagaaaaaatatgttctaaaatacCAACTTTGAAGTTAGATCCATGTGCGCAAGAATTGAatgaaagaaatataattttgacagaTCAATTGATTCCAAAAGAAACAGAATCTAAAGACATAGATTTATTAATTGGAGCTGATGTAGCAGGTAAGCTTCTCACTGGAAAAGTCATAGTTCTGCCATGTGGACTCGTAGCGGTCGGAACACATCTTGGCTGGACCTTGATGGGGAAAATGCCATTTGACGATCATGATGACAATTCTGCAATGGTGGTAacgaatttatttatgaaagattttaccATTACAGAAATGTGGAACCTTGAT GACGGTATGAAGTGGCATTACCGTGGGGCCGAAGATCGTCTACCATTACCTACAAATAAAGAATTAGCGCTTAAACGCCTGGAGACAACAACACGGAAACTTTgctctcaaaatttaattaatcgatatgatgaagttttcaaaaattgggaAGATTCAGGCATAATCGAGGAAGTGAAACAAAGCGAAAATATTGATAGCGGACACTACTTGCCCCACAGACCAGTGATTAAAGAAAGCAGTTCTACTCCCGTACGGCCTGTGTTTGATGCGTCTGCAAGAACTAAGTTTTCGCCGTCACTGAATCAATGTTTAGAAGCTGGACccaatttaattgaattaatccCATCACTTTTGCTAAGATTCAGAGAGAATAAATACGGTGTCGTTGCAGACatagaaaaagcttttttacagATTAGCATTAGGCCACCAGATAGagaatatcttaaatttttctggTGGAAGAACATAGATACAAaggaactgaaaatatttcagcacaCCAAAGTTGTGTTCGGAGTAAATGGTAGTTCATTTTTATTGGGTTCAGTTTTGgattatcattttcaaaattgcgTGAAAAATACAGAACACGATCAGAAAGTTGTAGAAAAACTGAAACAGTTTTTACGTAGATAA